One window of Nocardioides dongkuii genomic DNA carries:
- a CDS encoding nitroreductase/quinone reductase family protein: MTDGAEPVDEVAGRRRPDEIRRAIEITPAAGTRERIIDITTVGRRTGRRRRLEIFFYRAAGSSYLCSGAGGAATGWHANPLAHPDFTFHLKNGIRADLPARATPVTDPVERQAVLAEIVADLNQPHDPGTIRPTRLEDWADSRLMRITFPHRA, from the coding sequence GTGACCGATGGTGCCGAGCCCGTCGACGAGGTTGCCGGCCGGCGGAGGCCCGACGAGATCCGGCGAGCCATCGAGATCACCCCCGCCGCGGGCACCAGGGAACGGATCATCGACATCACGACAGTGGGGCGCCGCACCGGCCGGCGACGCCGCCTCGAGATCTTCTTCTACCGGGCCGCGGGCAGCAGTTACCTGTGCAGCGGCGCCGGCGGGGCTGCCACCGGCTGGCATGCGAACCCTCTCGCCCATCCCGACTTCACCTTCCACCTGAAGAACGGGATCCGGGCAGATCTGCCTGCGCGGGCCACGCCGGTGACCGACCCCGTTGAGCGTCAGGCGGTGCTGGCGGAGATCGTCGCGGATCTCAACCAGCCCCACGACCCCGGCACCATCCGGCCGACCCGCCTCGAGGACTGGGCCGACAGCCGGCTGATGCGCATCACCTTCCCCCATCGGGCGTGA
- a CDS encoding TlyA family RNA methyltransferase — MPPRRLRLDAELVRRGLARSREHATELIAAKRVKVQGAVATKPATGVTTDVALVVVDDPDRPDYVSRGGHKLAGALAAFGAEGLQVRGRRCLDAGASTGGFTDVLLRHGAAQVVAVDVGYGQLAWPIRQDERVVVHDRTNVRDLTPELIGGPVDLVVGDLSFISLELVLDALLGVTSPDGDLALMVKPQFEVGKDRVGKGGVVRDPALRAEAVSSVAAAAARRGWGARSVTVSPLPGPSGNVEFFLWLRRGPATVTDDDVHRVVQGAASLGVPGERVDP; from the coding sequence GTGCCCCCTCGCCGCCTGCGCCTGGATGCCGAGCTGGTCCGCCGAGGACTGGCCCGGTCGCGCGAGCACGCCACCGAGCTGATCGCCGCGAAGCGGGTCAAAGTCCAGGGTGCGGTGGCGACCAAGCCCGCGACCGGGGTCACGACCGACGTCGCGCTGGTGGTGGTCGACGACCCGGACCGGCCCGACTACGTCTCCCGGGGCGGCCACAAGCTCGCGGGCGCGCTGGCGGCCTTCGGCGCGGAGGGACTGCAGGTCCGCGGTCGGCGCTGCCTCGACGCGGGGGCGTCGACGGGCGGGTTCACCGACGTGCTGCTGCGGCACGGTGCGGCCCAGGTGGTGGCCGTGGACGTGGGGTACGGCCAGCTGGCGTGGCCGATCCGGCAGGACGAGCGGGTGGTGGTGCACGACCGCACCAACGTCCGCGACCTCACGCCGGAGCTGATCGGCGGCCCGGTCGACCTGGTGGTCGGCGACCTCTCCTTCATCTCCCTCGAGCTGGTCCTGGACGCGCTGCTCGGCGTCACCAGCCCGGACGGCGACCTCGCGCTGATGGTCAAGCCGCAGTTCGAGGTCGGGAAGGACCGGGTCGGCAAGGGCGGCGTGGTCCGGGACCCGGCGCTGCGGGCCGAGGCGGTGTCGTCGGTCGCTGCCGCGGCGGCGCGGCGCGGCTGGGGCGCGCGGTCGGTGACCGTGAGCCCGCTGCCCGGACCGTCGGGCAACGTCGAGTTCTTCCTGTGGCTGCGGCGGGGGCCGGCGACGGTGACCGACGACGACGTCCACCGCGTCGTGCAGGGTGCCGCGTCCTTGGGGGTCCCGGGTGAGAGGGTGGACCCATGA
- a CDS encoding DUF1015 family protein has product MDSSAVVTPPYVAGPLHLRPFRGLMLAPSRVGDPSSARAFARPYAAVATRLGRWQARGQLSHDPTPALYLHEYTAGGITVRGLVGLLDISRRATRLEESAVLPHEGIHPAQADDLADRMGEMELNPAPILLVHRAPAAVRTILDRVRTTSPDHAFTDRAEQHHRIWAITDDATIADLGSATAGSRALIADGHHRYAAYLRLHQRQPGGAADTGLAMLVDQDDTPLFLGAIHRVLAGVRIEDVARAAESVGARFVPSSAAPAVAALGRHTLVLTDGAAWATLTLDVPADRAAVEELHDTLVPVLPRGPRRITHHHTVEDALAHAVPESDLAVLLPAPDVDLVLRIVAAGRLLPEKATSFQPKPSLGVLIRSLRDG; this is encoded by the coding sequence GTGGACTCCAGTGCCGTGGTCACGCCTCCGTACGTGGCGGGACCCCTGCACCTCCGGCCGTTCCGGGGCCTGATGCTCGCCCCCTCCCGGGTCGGCGACCCGTCGTCGGCCCGTGCGTTCGCCCGGCCGTACGCCGCGGTCGCGACCCGTCTCGGGCGGTGGCAGGCGCGTGGGCAGCTGAGCCACGACCCCACCCCCGCGCTGTACCTGCACGAGTACACCGCCGGCGGCATCACCGTGCGCGGCCTGGTGGGCCTCCTCGACATCTCCCGGCGCGCGACCCGCCTCGAGGAGAGCGCCGTCCTCCCGCACGAGGGCATCCATCCCGCCCAGGCCGACGACCTCGCGGACCGGATGGGCGAGATGGAGCTCAACCCCGCCCCGATCCTGCTCGTGCACCGCGCTCCCGCCGCCGTCCGGACCATCCTCGACCGGGTGCGCACCACCTCCCCGGACCATGCGTTCACCGACCGGGCCGAGCAGCACCACCGGATCTGGGCGATCACCGACGACGCGACCATCGCGGACCTCGGCAGCGCCACCGCCGGCTCCCGCGCGCTGATCGCGGACGGACACCACCGCTACGCGGCCTACCTGCGGCTCCACCAGCGGCAGCCGGGCGGCGCCGCCGACACCGGACTGGCGATGCTCGTCGACCAGGACGACACCCCGCTCTTCCTGGGCGCGATCCACCGGGTGCTCGCCGGCGTCCGGATCGAGGACGTCGCCCGCGCCGCGGAGTCGGTGGGCGCGCGCTTCGTCCCCTCGAGCGCCGCGCCGGCCGTGGCCGCGCTCGGGCGTCACACCCTGGTCCTCACCGACGGCGCCGCGTGGGCGACGCTCACCCTGGACGTGCCGGCCGACCGGGCGGCCGTCGAGGAGCTGCACGACACCCTGGTGCCGGTGCTCCCCCGCGGGCCGCGTCGGATCACCCACCACCACACCGTCGAGGACGCGCTCGCCCACGCCGTACCGGAGTCCGACCTGGCGGTCCTGCTGCCCGCCCCGGACGTCGACCTGGTGCTCCGGATCGTCGCTGCGGGACGCCTGCTGCCCGAGAAGGCGACGTCCTTCCAGCCGAAGCCGAGCCTCGGGGTGCTCATCCGCTCGCTGCGCGACGGATGA
- a CDS encoding NAD kinase: protein MTSPRRVLMLAHTGRDDAREVALACCKALTGHGIVVRLIESEARDLGLDPAAYDPPIELTAAEADASEGCELALVIGGDGTILRAAEITHGAGTPVLGVNLGHVGFLAEAEHDHVESTIDAIVERRYVAEDRMTLEVLVYRDGECVSRTFALNEASVEKASRERMLEVVVEVDGRPLSRWGCDGVVCATPTGSTAYNFSAGGPVVWPEVEALLMVPISAHALFARPLVVAPTSVLAVELLARTDGAGVLWCDGRRAFDLPPGARIEVRRGETPVRLVRLHEAPFTDRLVRKFGLPVEGWRGSAERRRRQEPDA, encoded by the coding sequence ATGACCAGCCCACGGCGTGTCCTGATGCTGGCCCACACCGGCCGCGACGACGCGCGCGAGGTGGCGCTGGCCTGCTGCAAGGCCCTGACCGGGCACGGGATCGTGGTCCGGCTGATCGAGTCGGAGGCCCGCGACCTCGGGCTCGACCCCGCGGCGTACGACCCGCCGATCGAGCTGACCGCCGCCGAGGCGGACGCCAGCGAGGGCTGCGAGCTCGCGCTGGTGATCGGCGGCGACGGCACGATCCTGCGCGCCGCGGAGATCACCCACGGGGCCGGCACCCCGGTCCTGGGCGTCAACCTGGGGCACGTCGGGTTCCTCGCCGAGGCCGAGCACGACCACGTGGAGTCCACGATCGACGCGATCGTCGAACGCCGCTACGTCGCCGAGGACCGGATGACGCTGGAGGTCCTGGTCTACCGCGACGGTGAGTGCGTGAGCCGCACCTTCGCGCTCAACGAGGCCAGCGTCGAGAAGGCCTCGCGCGAGCGGATGCTCGAGGTCGTCGTCGAGGTCGACGGACGGCCGCTGTCCCGGTGGGGCTGCGACGGCGTGGTGTGCGCGACGCCGACCGGGTCGACCGCCTACAACTTCAGCGCCGGCGGCCCGGTGGTCTGGCCGGAGGTCGAGGCGCTGCTGATGGTGCCGATCAGCGCGCACGCGCTGTTCGCCCGACCCCTCGTGGTCGCACCCACCTCGGTGCTGGCCGTCGAGCTGCTCGCCCGCACCGACGGGGCGGGCGTGCTCTGGTGCGACGGCCGGCGGGCCTTCGACCTGCCACCCGGTGCCCGGATCGAGGTACGCCGCGGCGAGACGCCGGTGCGCCTGGTCCGGCTGCACGAGGCGCCGTTCACCGACCGCCTGGTGCGCAAGTTCGGCCTCCCGGTCGAGGGCTGGCGCGGCTCGGCCGAGCGCCGGCGTCGGCAGGAGCCCGATGCTTGA
- a CDS encoding HAD-IIA family hydrolase has translation MLGSSDVPLSRRHDLAMLDLDGVVYVGGDAVPGAPGHLDRARGDGMRLAFITNNAARPPGRVAAHLRELGVAAEETDVVTSAQAAAQVLAERLDPGARVVLLGTDGLREALTERGFVPVDVEDDAEALVSGYGPDVLWRDVMRAAVRIREGLWWVASNRDHSIPTAYGVAPGHGVLVETIERFSGVTPVVAGKPERPLLEETVRRVGGERPLMVGDRLDTDIEGARNAGVDSLLVLTGVTGLAELVAARPQERPTYVSADLGGLSEPCASPELADGEAVLGGWRARSEGGRLVVEGDGAPDDWWRAVAVAAWDHLDRTGEVLDTADVAIASTP, from the coding sequence ATGCTCGGCTCGTCCGACGTTCCGCTCAGCCGGCGCCACGACCTGGCGATGCTGGACCTGGACGGGGTGGTCTACGTCGGCGGCGACGCCGTCCCGGGTGCTCCCGGGCACCTGGACCGGGCGCGCGGGGACGGGATGCGGCTGGCCTTCATCACCAACAACGCGGCCCGCCCCCCGGGGCGGGTGGCCGCTCACCTGCGCGAGCTCGGCGTCGCGGCCGAAGAGACGGACGTGGTGACCTCCGCGCAGGCCGCGGCGCAGGTGCTGGCGGAGCGGCTGGACCCGGGCGCCCGGGTGGTGCTGCTCGGCACGGACGGGCTGCGCGAGGCGCTCACCGAGCGCGGGTTCGTCCCGGTGGACGTCGAGGACGACGCGGAGGCCCTGGTCAGCGGCTACGGCCCCGACGTGCTGTGGCGCGACGTGATGCGGGCCGCGGTGCGGATCCGCGAAGGGCTGTGGTGGGTGGCGAGCAACCGCGACCACAGCATCCCGACGGCGTACGGCGTGGCCCCGGGCCACGGCGTGCTGGTGGAGACCATCGAGCGGTTCAGCGGCGTGACCCCGGTCGTCGCCGGCAAGCCGGAGCGGCCGCTGCTCGAGGAGACGGTGCGACGCGTCGGCGGGGAGCGTCCGCTGATGGTCGGCGACCGGCTCGACACCGACATCGAGGGCGCCCGCAACGCAGGGGTCGACTCGCTGCTCGTGCTGACCGGCGTCACCGGTCTGGCCGAGCTGGTGGCCGCGCGTCCCCAGGAGCGCCCGACGTACGTCTCGGCGGACCTCGGCGGGCTCTCGGAGCCCTGTGCGTCCCCCGAGCTCGCGGACGGTGAGGCGGTGCTTGGCGGCTGGCGGGCCCGGTCAGAGGGCGGGCGGCTGGTCGTCGAGGGCGACGGCGCGCCCGACGACTGGTGGCGAGCGGTGGCCGTCGCGGCCTGGGACCACCTGGACCGCACCGGCGAGGTCCTCGACACGGCGGACGTCGCGATAGCCTCGACCCCATGA
- a CDS encoding single-stranded DNA-binding protein, producing MAPAPVNEVRLRGRLSQDPEERVLPSGDSVWTFRLVVGRTGERSGSRQTVDVLDCAVWSGRVLRSATSWRTGDVVEVAGAVRRRFFRAAGGAASRVEIEVASGRLIRRAASG from the coding sequence GTGGCCCCGGCCCCGGTCAACGAGGTCCGGCTCCGCGGCCGACTCTCGCAGGACCCCGAGGAGCGGGTGCTGCCCAGTGGCGACAGCGTGTGGACCTTCCGCCTCGTGGTGGGTCGCACCGGGGAGCGGTCGGGATCGCGTCAGACGGTCGACGTGCTCGACTGCGCGGTGTGGTCCGGCCGGGTGCTGCGGTCGGCCACGAGCTGGCGGACCGGCGACGTCGTCGAGGTGGCCGGCGCGGTGCGGCGTCGGTTCTTCCGTGCCGCGGGCGGGGCCGCGTCGCGGGTCGAGATCGAGGTGGCCAGCGGGCGGCTCATCCGTCGCGCAGCGAGCGGATGA